The Faecalibacter bovis genome includes the window ATAATGTAAATACACGTTATGGATTACCACCATTTTTCAGTTCAGGTGCATATTATATTCAGAGTGTGCCATTGGGAGGTTTATCATCAATTTGTTTAGGGAACGGAGTTCAGTTTTCTTTTTACGAGGAAGAAGAAATGACGATTACATCTTATTTGTGGAATTTTGGAGATGGAACAACTTCTACTGAAGCAGCACCAATACATTTTTATACCAGTGCAGGAACTTATAATGTGCAATTAACTGTAAACACAGTAGAATTTGGAACATTAGAAGTACATTACGTCGCAGTTGTTTACGAAAATCCTCAGGTTTCTCCGGCTGAATTATTGATGTGTGATTCGGATCAAGATGGTAAAATTATTTTTGATCTAACTGAAGCTAATAATCAAATTTCTGAAGAAATTTTTAGTTATAAATATTATAAAACTGAACAAGATGCCATTGATGACGTGAATGAAATTCCTTCTGTCTACGAATCATCAATGAATAATGAAGTGATTTGGGTTAGAGTTTCTTCGGCCGAGTTATGTTCAACTATTACAACTATTACGCTTAAACATTCAACGAACACATTTCATCAATTACAACCCGAATTTGTTTGTGTAGACGATTTGCCAATCACAGTTAATTTATCTTCTTACAATAATAGAATTGAAGAACTTTTAAATCTTTCCTCAATTTTAAATATTACTTATTTCGCTTCAATTTCTGATTTAGACGGAAATCGAAATCCTTTGACAATAATTTCTGTATTTGATCAAGAAGTAAAAGTCTATGCTAAAGTCAAAGTGTTTGGAGCTGTTTGTGATCATGTGGTCGAATTAACTTTTAAACCTTCTATTATTCCGAATTATACAATTCCGGATGCTTTAAAATGTGCGAATGAATCAGTTTTAATTACTGCGCCAAATGGATACACTTATCAATGGCAAGGATTAACAGGTGTAGATTTAGAACAATCGTTGAATGAAAATACAATTGCTGTAATTAATCCTGGTACTTATACTTTAATCCTAACCAACGAAAATGGTTGTGAAAAATCGATCTCGTTTACGGTCTCAGATTATCCACCAATAGAGATTATTGATGTTAAAGTTTTAGATAATAATCAAATTATAATCGAGGCGAACGGCGAAGGATTACAATATAGTTTAGATGGAGTGAATTGGCAATACGAAAACGTTTTCGTAAATCTTCAACCAGGAGTATATACGGTATATGTTAAGAGTGGGAATAATTGTGTCGTGACATACGAAAATGTAGTTATATTCTTGTGGGTGAACTTCTTATCGCCAAATTCTGATGCTATGAATGATGTTTGGAAACTAGATGGTTTAGAACTTTATACCAATGTTGAGGTACAGATTTATAACCGCTACGGAAAAATATTGGTGGATAAAACGATGAACAATGAAAACGTAGTTTGGGATGGTAAATATAACCTTAAACTTCAGCCATCAGACAGTTATTGGTACATTATAAAAATTCCTAATCATTCAACTTTTACAGGAAGTGTGTTACTTAAAAATAAAAAATAACATACTGAAATAGAATTATTTGTGTGATAGATTTAAATGAGTTTTCATTTACTTTTAAAACCACTAAACGATTTAAATATTTATATTTCAACAGCTTTTTTAAGGCTTTAATATGATTATTATTAGATATCAAAAAAATATGTTACGAAATCGTTATAATTGACTATTTTTGTGTGCAAATAAATTATAACACAATAAAACAAATCTGAAATGAGTAATACTTCTTATGAGCAACAACTTGCTTTACAAACAGAGAAGAATAAAAAGGTTGTAGAATTCATCAAAATCGTATCTGATTTATGGTATGATCAAGCGATTGAATTAGTAATTTTCCGTAACTCGATCGTAGATCGTAACGTGAGCGATATTATTAACTTACACCAATACGCTGAAGAATTTGTAGGAAAAGCAATTTCTATTGAAGATACTTTAGCAATTGCAAAAGCAATTACAACAATTCAATTACCAGCCTCTCGTTTAGATATTGGAAAATTAGCTGCTGAATATGTAGCTGACAAAGATGCATTTGCTTCAGTTGAAGCATTTGTTACTTCAAAATTATCTGAAAGTCAAAATCATAAAGCAATCGCTCCAAAAGACGTTGTATTATACGGATTTGGTCGCATTGGTCGTTTATTAGCAAGAGAATTAGCTTCTCAGGCAGGTAATGGTGGTCAATTAAGATTAAGAGCTGTTGTTACTCGCGACAAAATGGATGCAGTTTTATTAGAAAAACGTGCTTCATTATTACGTTTAGATTCTGTTCACGGTGATTTTAACGGAACTGTTGAAACAGATATTGAGAATAACGCATTAATTGTAAACGGAGTTCCAGTTACAATGATTTCTGCTGCTCAACCAGAAGATATTGATTATACTGCATACGGAATTAACGATGCATTAATTATTGATAATACAGGTGTTTTTAAAGACGAAGCTGCTTTATCTCGCCACTTAGTTGCAAAAGGTGCATCGCAAGTTTTATTAACAGCTCCAGGAAAAGGTGTTCCGAACATCGTTTATGGTGTTAACCACGAAGAACATGATCCAGAAGTTGTAAAGATTTTTTCTGCGGCATCTTGTACTACAAACGCAATTACGCCAATTTTAAAAGTTGTTGAAGATAATTTAGGTGTAATTAAAGGACACTTAGAAACAATTCATGCATATACAAATGACCAAAATTTAGTAGATAACATGCACAAAAAATACCGTCGTGGTCGTGCAGCAGCTTTAAATATGGTAATTACAGAAACAGGTGCAGGAAGCGCAGTAGCAAAAGCGTTACCAGTGTTAGCTGGAAAATTAACATCTAACGCGATTCGTGTTCCAGTTCCGAATGGATCTTTAGTTGTATTAAACTTAGAAGTTGGTAAAGAAACTTCTGTTGAAGGTTTAAATGAAATTATGAAGAATGCTGCTTTAGAAGGAAACTTAG containing:
- a CDS encoding T9SS type B sorting domain-containing protein: MNNFKKYFILLVILISSGVQAQLETVNWYFGQYMGLRFEGNQAIPVEGGQLYTGEGCASISDKQGNLQFYTDGTTVYNRNHQVMLNGTNLKGNSSSTQSAIVVPYPENDKKYIIFTVGADDSATPEFTRNQGLNYYLVDMQLEGGLGAVIHPTNNNLLPLVSEKIAAVRHRNLKDFWVVSHYGDQFYSYLVTSSGVNHNPILSRVGPNIDVRTYPVNARGYLKISPNGKTLGIAHLSNLNYDSIPFGNMTPTDNYYPTNGPYANSFPGYLGLYRFDNSTGVVSDETVLDNSGSPYGIEFSSNNENFYANVDYHTIDEDNIGEWHHGELMVFKNLLNNPNYSGGAEPIKATKRILRNYTELDTPSYLFAARGALQLAVNKRIYYSRDYMDHLSHLVDPDNYENPQFEEIGVMFPYYTYNVNTRYGLPPFFSSGAYYIQSVPLGGLSSICLGNGVQFSFYEEEEMTITSYLWNFGDGTTSTEAAPIHFYTSAGTYNVQLTVNTVEFGTLEVHYVAVVYENPQVSPAELLMCDSDQDGKIIFDLTEANNQISEEIFSYKYYKTEQDAIDDVNEIPSVYESSMNNEVIWVRVSSAELCSTITTITLKHSTNTFHQLQPEFVCVDDLPITVNLSSYNNRIEELLNLSSILNITYFASISDLDGNRNPLTIISVFDQEVKVYAKVKVFGAVCDHVVELTFKPSIIPNYTIPDALKCANESVLITAPNGYTYQWQGLTGVDLEQSLNENTIAVINPGTYTLILTNENGCEKSISFTVSDYPPIEIIDVKVLDNNQIIIEANGEGLQYSLDGVNWQYENVFVNLQPGVYTVYVKSGNNCVVTYENVVIFLWVNFLSPNSDAMNDVWKLDGLELYTNVEVQIYNRYGKILVDKTMNNENVVWDGKYNLKLQPSDSYWYIIKIPNHSTFTGSVLLKNKK
- a CDS encoding glyceraldehyde-3-phosphate dehydrogenase, whose amino-acid sequence is MSNTSYEQQLALQTEKNKKVVEFIKIVSDLWYDQAIELVIFRNSIVDRNVSDIINLHQYAEEFVGKAISIEDTLAIAKAITTIQLPASRLDIGKLAAEYVADKDAFASVEAFVTSKLSESQNHKAIAPKDVVLYGFGRIGRLLARELASQAGNGGQLRLRAVVTRDKMDAVLLEKRASLLRLDSVHGDFNGTVETDIENNALIVNGVPVTMISAAQPEDIDYTAYGINDALIIDNTGVFKDEAALSRHLVAKGASQVLLTAPGKGVPNIVYGVNHEEHDPEVVKIFSAASCTTNAITPILKVVEDNLGVIKGHLETIHAYTNDQNLVDNMHKKYRRGRAAALNMVITETGAGSAVAKALPVLAGKLTSNAIRVPVPNGSLVVLNLEVGKETSVEGLNEIMKNAALEGNLVEQIKYSLNNELVSSDIVGTSAPSIFDSNATIVSADGKNVVMYVWYDNEYGYSHQVMRLAKYIAQVRRYTYY